One window from the genome of Cyclobacterium amurskyense encodes:
- a CDS encoding cryptochrome/photolyase family protein, with protein sequence MKGINIIFPHQLFEASELIKNGQESYLIEEFLFFRQYKFHKQKITFHRASMKSYEENLQGLGLEVHYIDSDNDLSDIRNFRREIKAKGIESISLIDPVDDWLMQRIQSLSKYCEVKVFPSPQFLNHEEELEDFFRKDKKSFLQATFYKQQRKKHDILLDDEQNPEGGKWSFDAENRKKFPRGKTPPSITFPPKSKAWEEACKYTRKHFNKNPGDVSKDRIYPVNHKEAKDWLEQFLTYRFHNFGKYEDALLKESSFINHSLLSPLMNSGLILPSEVVKRALSFAEEEGIPINSTEGFIRQIIGWREFIRGMYVCKGRYSRTRNFWDFKRKIPQSFYEGTTGILPVDQTIKKVLQTGYCHHIERLMVLGNFMLLCEFDPNEVYRWFMELFIDAYDWVMVPNVYGMCLFADGGTFATKPYIGGSNYIKKMSNYPGGDWEEIWDGMFWRFVMKQEDFFRKNHRTNMLVYSLDKMDKDKQQTHLDNAESFIKNKLGGDAE encoded by the coding sequence ATGAAAGGCATTAATATTATTTTTCCCCATCAGCTTTTTGAAGCGAGTGAACTTATAAAAAATGGACAGGAGTCTTACCTGATTGAGGAATTTCTTTTCTTTCGGCAGTACAAGTTTCACAAACAGAAAATAACTTTTCACCGGGCTTCCATGAAATCGTATGAAGAAAACCTACAAGGATTAGGTCTCGAAGTCCATTATATTGACTCCGACAATGACTTGTCTGATATCAGGAATTTTCGCCGAGAAATTAAAGCAAAGGGAATTGAGTCCATCAGTCTGATAGACCCTGTCGATGATTGGTTGATGCAGCGCATTCAAAGTCTCTCCAAATACTGTGAAGTCAAGGTTTTTCCAAGTCCCCAGTTTTTAAATCACGAAGAGGAATTGGAGGATTTCTTTCGAAAGGATAAAAAATCATTTTTGCAGGCCACATTTTACAAACAGCAGCGAAAAAAACACGATATATTGCTTGATGATGAACAGAACCCTGAGGGAGGAAAATGGTCATTTGATGCGGAAAACAGGAAGAAATTTCCTAGAGGAAAAACACCTCCGTCCATTACATTTCCGCCAAAATCTAAAGCCTGGGAAGAAGCTTGTAAGTATACAAGGAAGCATTTCAATAAAAATCCGGGTGATGTTTCCAAAGACCGGATTTATCCTGTCAATCACAAGGAAGCAAAGGATTGGCTTGAGCAGTTTTTAACTTATCGATTCCATAATTTTGGCAAATACGAAGATGCCTTATTGAAAGAATCATCATTTATCAACCACAGCCTGCTTTCACCCCTGATGAATAGTGGCTTGATTTTACCCTCCGAAGTAGTAAAACGTGCCCTTTCTTTTGCAGAAGAAGAGGGGATTCCCATCAATTCCACAGAGGGATTTATTCGCCAAATAATCGGCTGGCGGGAGTTTATCCGAGGGATGTATGTTTGCAAGGGTAGGTATTCCCGTACCCGCAACTTCTGGGATTTCAAAAGAAAAATACCACAATCCTTCTATGAAGGAACCACTGGAATTCTACCCGTGGACCAAACCATCAAAAAGGTACTTCAGACCGGGTATTGCCATCACATTGAAAGGCTTATGGTATTGGGTAACTTTATGCTATTGTGTGAATTTGATCCTAATGAAGTTTATCGCTGGTTTATGGAACTGTTTATTGATGCGTATGACTGGGTGATGGTACCCAATGTATATGGCATGTGTCTCTTTGCTGATGGAGGAACTTTTGCTACCAAACCCTATATCGGAGGGTCTAATTATATCAAAAAGATGAGCAATTATCCCGGTGGCGATTGGGAAGAAATTTGGGATGGTATGTTTTGGCGCTTTGTCATGAAACAGGAGGATTTTTTCCGGAAGAATCACCGCACCAATATGCTGGTTTACTCCCTTGACAAAATGGATAAAGACAAACAACAGACCCACCTTGACAATGCCGAATCTTTTATCAAGAACAAGTTGGGAGGAGATGCTGAGTGA
- a CDS encoding DUF433 domain-containing protein produces the protein MEWRTYISADQNVLLGKPTVKGTRISVEHIIGLLAQGWTEKQILENHPRLTKESLQAVFSYIQECLKDGLLYSNA, from the coding sequence ATGGAATGGAGAACGTATATTTCAGCGGATCAGAATGTGCTTCTTGGAAAGCCAACAGTTAAAGGAACAAGAATTTCTGTAGAGCACATTATTGGCTTATTAGCCCAGGGATGGACTGAGAAACAAATCCTCGAAAATCACCCACGATTAACAAAAGAGTCTTTGCAGGCAGTATTCTCCTATATTCAAGAATGCCTGAAAGACGGTCTTCTTTATTCGAACGCGTAA
- a CDS encoding DUF5615 family PIN-like protein, with amino-acid sequence MKFLANENIPISSVIYLKSQGFDITAIGLDNPSISDDKVMNIAIAEERTIITYDSDYGELIFKYGYKPKAGVIFIRYQPSEPLEPSKILEHLTSIPGLSFNRTLTVVDTNSIRQKKY; translated from the coding sequence TTGAAATTTCTAGCAAATGAAAATATTCCTATTTCAAGTGTAATTTATCTCAAATCTCAGGGTTTTGACATAACGGCAATTGGTCTCGACAATCCTAGCATTTCTGATGACAAAGTTATGAATATTGCTATTGCCGAAGAGCGTACTATTATTACATACGATAGTGATTATGGGGAACTCATTTTTAAGTATGGCTATAAACCAAAAGCTGGAGTAATTTTCATTCGATATCAACCCTCTGAACCTTTGGAACCAAGTAAGATACTTGAACATCTTACATCTATACCCGGATTGTCCTTTAACCGGACTCTAACAGTAGTAGACACTAATTCAATAAGACAAAAAAAATATTAA
- a CDS encoding DUF433 domain-containing protein, which produces METQLLDRITVNPEICHGKPTIGNKRYTVDLILDLLSAGSTHAEILEDYPKLEEEDILACLAYASKLLKYSSYTKTSVLNWC; this is translated from the coding sequence ATGGAGACTCAACTTTTAGACAGGATTACGGTTAACCCTGAAATTTGCCATGGGAAACCCACAATTGGAAATAAAAGGTATACGGTGGACTTGATTCTTGACCTTTTGTCCGCAGGATCAACTCATGCCGAAATTCTGGAAGATTATCCTAAATTGGAAGAAGAGGATATCTTGGCCTGTTTAGCCTACGCAAGCAAATTATTAAAGTATTCAAGCTATACTAAAACCTCAGTTTTAAACTGGTGTTAA
- a CDS encoding phage tail protein, whose product MAGEKQDSVWPQPRFYFRVKFETLDNPVSFQEVSGLDPEAASLEYRRGESKSFSAIKMPGISKSGNVALKKGLFPDEGKFNNWINSIKMNVVRRENVIIELLDESGNPSMTWSLSNAWVSKATGFDLNSNTEEVAIETIELGYEGLTIINA is encoded by the coding sequence ATGGCAGGAGAAAAACAGGATTCAGTTTGGCCACAACCAAGGTTTTACTTTAGGGTAAAGTTTGAAACACTGGATAACCCGGTTTCTTTTCAGGAGGTATCAGGTTTGGATCCAGAAGCAGCGTCTTTGGAATACAGAAGAGGTGAAAGCAAGTCCTTTTCAGCCATAAAAATGCCCGGAATTTCAAAAAGTGGTAATGTAGCCCTAAAAAAAGGCCTTTTTCCAGATGAGGGTAAATTCAATAATTGGATCAATTCAATAAAAATGAATGTGGTAAGACGGGAGAATGTTATAATTGAATTGTTAGATGAATCCGGAAATCCTTCAATGACATGGTCCTTATCCAATGCCTGGGTCAGCAAAGCTACCGGATTTGACCTTAATTCGAATACAGAGGAAGTGGCCATTGAAACAATAGAACTTGGCTACGAAGGTTTAACCATAATTAATGCGTAA
- a CDS encoding S8 family serine peptidase produces the protein MDPYINNQAASGNKPKFTGKKLVLLHPEASFKNINEEANGASLRLAPSGAYKSKEEDYEKAFSEGDGIVFEKFNVAVINADHDEQVNSLMAAKQSFQYMEPERFVYALDSPPQTNIGMLLWNFICQIFGIKKPGPVPKDPPVVVPPVFENDATAYWAIHALGALQSSKTGRGVNLAILDTGMTLDHPDFLNREVFSKSFISGETVDDFNGHGTHCAGIATGGINASTGIRYGTASEATLYAGKVLSNKGVGSDSGILAGMEWAVNNECKVISMSLGASVGENARYSNIYNDLAKRSMDMGTLIIAAAGNDSQRSHDSIKPVNHPGNCPNIMAVGALDKNSAIANFSCGGLNPDGGSVDIAGPGVEIYSSWKKPQEYAIISGTSMATPYVAGVAALLCEAYPDASPIEIWDKLTTSARNVGLPARDAGTGLVQAPQ, from the coding sequence ATGGATCCCTATATCAATAACCAAGCAGCTTCGGGAAACAAACCTAAGTTTACCGGTAAAAAATTGGTGTTGCTTCACCCTGAGGCTAGTTTTAAAAATATCAATGAGGAAGCCAATGGTGCCTCGCTTAGATTGGCGCCTTCTGGAGCTTACAAAAGCAAAGAGGAAGATTATGAAAAAGCATTTTCAGAAGGTGATGGCATTGTCTTTGAAAAATTCAATGTAGCCGTAATCAATGCGGACCATGATGAACAGGTGAACAGCCTGATGGCAGCAAAGCAATCTTTCCAATACATGGAGCCGGAGCGCTTTGTATATGCCTTGGATTCACCCCCACAAACGAATATAGGGATGTTACTCTGGAATTTCATTTGCCAAATCTTTGGTATAAAAAAACCAGGGCCTGTACCCAAAGACCCTCCTGTAGTTGTACCTCCTGTATTTGAAAATGATGCAACTGCTTATTGGGCCATTCATGCCTTGGGTGCATTGCAAAGTAGCAAAACGGGTAGGGGAGTGAATTTGGCCATTTTGGATACCGGCATGACCCTTGACCATCCTGATTTCCTAAACAGGGAGGTATTCTCCAAATCCTTTATTTCAGGTGAGACAGTAGACGATTTTAACGGACATGGCACGCATTGCGCTGGTATAGCCACCGGAGGGATAAATGCCAGCACCGGCATACGCTATGGAACAGCCAGTGAGGCCACCCTTTATGCTGGAAAAGTTTTGTCCAATAAAGGTGTGGGTAGCGATAGTGGAATATTAGCAGGTATGGAGTGGGCAGTGAACAACGAATGCAAAGTAATATCTATGTCGCTAGGGGCCTCTGTTGGTGAGAATGCACGGTATTCAAACATTTACAATGATCTGGCCAAAAGATCCATGGATATGGGTACCCTTATCATTGCCGCAGCAGGAAATGACAGTCAACGAAGCCATGACTCCATAAAACCCGTCAATCATCCTGGGAATTGTCCCAATATCATGGCGGTGGGAGCTTTAGACAAGAACTCTGCCATAGCCAATTTTTCATGTGGAGGCCTTAATCCTGATGGAGGAAGCGTGGACATAGCCGGTCCTGGGGTGGAGATTTACAGTTCATGGAAGAAGCCTCAGGAATATGCTATCATTAGCGGCACAAGCATGGCAACGCCTTATGTGGCCGGTGTAGCAGCCTTATTGTGTGAAGCTTATCCGGATGCCAGTCCTATAGAAATTTGGGATAAGCTTACTACCAGCGCGCGAAACGTTGGTTTACCCGCTAGAGATGCAGGAACAGGATTGGTACAAGCACCGCAATAA
- a CDS encoding mechanosensitive ion channel family protein, translating to MGDLESAEQLAVSLVIGTLIFVFFIYLSRWIRNLVSNRLNRKTDDRLLTDFISAAIRSLVMIFGLAILLRFLGLTGVVNSLLAGAGITAFIIGFALKDIGENFLAGILLAFKRPFKIGDMVEINGINGKVLALNLRDTQVKTVDGKDVFIPNASIIKNPMINYTIDGYLSYSFTVGLDYGSNYAAAMKLISELIQSIPGVLDGDKKPTVLVKEMASSTLNVKVTYWVNTYNYDQTDAKIHSNAILKVLTGLEQEGFNLPGNIVEVKNR from the coding sequence ATGGGAGATCTTGAAAGTGCGGAACAATTGGCTGTTTCATTGGTAATCGGCACCTTAATCTTTGTTTTTTTTATTTATTTATCCCGATGGATAAGAAATTTAGTCAGCAATAGGCTAAATAGGAAAACCGATGACCGCTTACTTACCGATTTCATCAGTGCGGCCATTAGAAGCCTTGTCATGATTTTTGGACTGGCCATTTTGCTTCGTTTTCTAGGACTTACGGGTGTGGTCAACAGTCTTCTTGCAGGTGCAGGTATTACTGCCTTTATTATAGGTTTTGCGCTAAAGGACATAGGTGAAAATTTCCTCGCAGGGATTCTACTAGCCTTTAAGAGACCTTTTAAGATTGGCGACATGGTGGAAATCAACGGTATTAACGGAAAAGTGCTGGCCCTTAACCTTCGGGACACCCAGGTCAAAACCGTAGATGGCAAAGATGTCTTTATCCCCAATGCCTCCATCATAAAAAACCCTATGATCAATTATACCATTGATGGCTACCTGAGTTACAGTTTCACTGTGGGGCTGGATTATGGATCCAACTATGCCGCTGCAATGAAATTGATTTCCGAACTTATTCAATCTATACCAGGAGTCCTGGATGGAGACAAAAAACCTACCGTATTGGTAAAGGAGATGGCCTCTTCTACCCTGAATGTAAAAGTCACCTATTGGGTAAATACCTATAATTATGACCAAACGGATGCCAAAATACATTCCAATGCCATTCTTAAAGTGCTGACAGGTTTGGAACAAGAAGGGTTTAATTTGCCAGGAAATATCGTAGAAGTTAAAAATCGCTAA
- a CDS encoding DUF1593 domain-containing protein — MKNYSFKFFLLGLILLGSIDLNAQNTMEKERIIVLTDIENEPDDAMSLIRFLTYSNQWDVEGLIATTSRHQRDQIAAWRIREILTAYDKVRENLEKHEKGFPTADYFLSILKEGIPKFGMEAVGEGMDSEGSELIIQSVDADDSRPVWVLVWGGPNCLAQALWKINQTRSPSEVDKFVAKLRVYTISDQDDSGPWIRKTFPNLFYIASPGIHPLGAYHHATWTGISGDKFHGRFSGGNFEIVDNPWLDEHIRSKGPLGAEYPHMDYLMEGDSPSFMHLIHTGMENPERPDFGNWGGRYEFYQPRMEKWFSEPETHALWTDAQDEVLGMDGSYHTSNKATIYRWREAFQNDFVARMDWTIKPYAEANHPPIVNLKSADYINAKVGDTIELSAEGSKDPDGDNLTYKWYHYREPGSFTQSGGKAPKPIEIKNADKVNAQLTIPKPERLGTVHIILEVTDNGSPSLTRYKRTIIRVN, encoded by the coding sequence AACCAGATGATGCCATGTCACTCATTCGGTTCCTTACCTATTCCAATCAATGGGATGTGGAAGGCCTTATTGCCACTACTTCCCGGCACCAGCGCGATCAAATTGCTGCTTGGCGAATTCGTGAAATTCTAACTGCTTACGATAAGGTCAGGGAAAATTTAGAAAAACATGAAAAAGGCTTCCCAACCGCGGACTATTTTTTGTCTATACTCAAGGAAGGTATTCCAAAATTTGGCATGGAGGCAGTTGGGGAAGGCATGGATTCTGAAGGTTCAGAATTAATAATCCAATCCGTGGATGCAGATGATTCCAGACCTGTTTGGGTATTGGTTTGGGGAGGTCCCAACTGTCTTGCTCAAGCCCTCTGGAAAATTAACCAAACCCGTTCTCCTTCGGAAGTGGATAAATTTGTAGCGAAACTAAGGGTATATACCATTTCTGACCAGGATGACAGTGGTCCTTGGATAAGAAAAACTTTTCCCAATTTATTTTATATCGCCAGCCCGGGAATACATCCACTTGGGGCCTATCACCATGCGACCTGGACAGGCATCAGCGGGGACAAGTTTCACGGACGTTTTTCAGGAGGAAACTTTGAAATCGTGGACAATCCATGGCTTGATGAACACATTCGAAGCAAGGGACCACTGGGTGCGGAATACCCACATATGGATTATCTGATGGAAGGGGATTCCCCAAGTTTTATGCATTTGATTCATACAGGGATGGAAAATCCTGAACGACCTGATTTCGGCAATTGGGGAGGGCGATATGAGTTCTATCAACCTAGGATGGAAAAATGGTTTTCTGAACCGGAAACCCATGCTCTTTGGACAGATGCTCAGGATGAGGTATTGGGCATGGATGGGAGTTACCATACCAGTAATAAGGCAACCATTTATCGTTGGAGAGAAGCTTTTCAGAATGATTTTGTGGCCAGAATGGACTGGACAATCAAGCCTTATGCCGAAGCCAACCATCCTCCGATTGTCAACTTAAAATCAGCCGATTATATCAATGCAAAAGTTGGAGACACTATTGAATTGAGCGCTGAAGGAAGCAAGGATCCGGATGGAGATAACTTGACTTATAAATGGTACCATTACAGAGAACCGGGGAGTTTTACCCAGTCCGGAGGCAAAGCACCAAAACCAATTGAAATTAAAAATGCGGATAAAGTGAATGCCCAACTTACTATCCCAAAACCTGAAAGACTAGGAACGGTCCATATCATTTTAGAAGTAACAGACAATGGTTCTCCTTCGCTTACAAGATATAAGCGGACCATTATAAGAGTAAATTAA